From the Apus apus isolate bApuApu2 chromosome 4, bApuApu2.pri.cur, whole genome shotgun sequence genome, one window contains:
- the C4H4orf33 gene encoding UPF0462 protein C4orf33 homolog isoform X1 yields MYMKMEFAIKHTWDGLPVSHEPVTIELKSDNAGLIMEVNAPFFNDPPAPLGEPGKPFSRLWDYEVVEAFFLSDRTEQYLEVELCPHGEHLLLLLSGKRKVWKEELPLEFEVTRTNTKWEGKARLPWNYFPPCTNKFNAFAIHGSGEQRKYEALYPVPRHELQEGQKPDFHRLEFFKDLNLKRLMGEDWKQPESDLWKLCINIYSSKHCFSHYNR; encoded by the exons ATG TACATGAAGATGGAATTTGCAATTAAACACACATGGGATGGTTTACCTGTGAGCCATGAGCCAGTTACAATTGAGCTGAAGTCAGACAATGCGGGACTGATAATGGAAGTTAATGCTCCCTTCTTTAATGATCCTCCAGCACCCCTTGGAGAGCCAGGGAAACCTTTTAGTAGACTGTGGGACTATGAGG ttgtagAGGCATTTTTCCTGAGTGACAGAACTGAACAGTATTTAGAAGTTGAACTTTGTCC CCATGGAGAACacttgttgctgctgctttctggcaAAAGAAAAGTATGGAAA GAAGAGCTTCCTTTAGAGTTTGAGGTGACCAGAACGAACACCAAATGGGAGGGTAAAGCTCGTCTTCCTTGGAATTATTTTCCACCATGCACTAACAAGTTCAATGCATTTGCAATTCATGGCTCaggagaacagagaaaatatgAGGCACTTTATCCTGTGCCTCGACATGAactacaggaaggacagaaaCCAGATTT TCATCGTCTGGAATTTTTCAAAGATTTGAACCTGAAAAGATTAATGGGAGAAGACTGGAAGCAGCCTGAATCAGATTTATGGAA
- the C4H4orf33 gene encoding UPF0462 protein C4orf33 homolog isoform X2, with amino-acid sequence MKMEFAIKHTWDGLPVSHEPVTIELKSDNAGLIMEVNAPFFNDPPAPLGEPGKPFSRLWDYEVVEAFFLSDRTEQYLEVELCPHGEHLLLLLSGKRKVWKEELPLEFEVTRTNTKWEGKARLPWNYFPPCTNKFNAFAIHGSGEQRKYEALYPVPRHELQEGQKPDFHRLEFFKDLNLKRLMGEDWKQPESDLWKLCINIYSSKHCFSHYNR; translated from the exons ATGAAGATGGAATTTGCAATTAAACACACATGGGATGGTTTACCTGTGAGCCATGAGCCAGTTACAATTGAGCTGAAGTCAGACAATGCGGGACTGATAATGGAAGTTAATGCTCCCTTCTTTAATGATCCTCCAGCACCCCTTGGAGAGCCAGGGAAACCTTTTAGTAGACTGTGGGACTATGAGG ttgtagAGGCATTTTTCCTGAGTGACAGAACTGAACAGTATTTAGAAGTTGAACTTTGTCC CCATGGAGAACacttgttgctgctgctttctggcaAAAGAAAAGTATGGAAA GAAGAGCTTCCTTTAGAGTTTGAGGTGACCAGAACGAACACCAAATGGGAGGGTAAAGCTCGTCTTCCTTGGAATTATTTTCCACCATGCACTAACAAGTTCAATGCATTTGCAATTCATGGCTCaggagaacagagaaaatatgAGGCACTTTATCCTGTGCCTCGACATGAactacaggaaggacagaaaCCAGATTT TCATCGTCTGGAATTTTTCAAAGATTTGAACCTGAAAAGATTAATGGGAGAAGACTGGAAGCAGCCTGAATCAGATTTATGGAA
- the C4H4orf33 gene encoding UPF0462 protein C4orf33 homolog isoform X5, producing the protein MKMEFAIKHTWDGLPVSHEPVTIELKSDNAGLIMEVNAPFFNDPPAPLGEPGKPFSRLWDYEVVEAFFLSDRTEQYLEVELCPHGEHLLLLLSGKRKVWKEELPLEFEVTRTNTKWEGKARLPWNYFPPCTNKFNAFAIHGSGEQRKYEALYPVPRHELQEGQKPDFHRLEFFKDLNLKRLMGEDWKQPESDLWK; encoded by the exons ATGAAGATGGAATTTGCAATTAAACACACATGGGATGGTTTACCTGTGAGCCATGAGCCAGTTACAATTGAGCTGAAGTCAGACAATGCGGGACTGATAATGGAAGTTAATGCTCCCTTCTTTAATGATCCTCCAGCACCCCTTGGAGAGCCAGGGAAACCTTTTAGTAGACTGTGGGACTATGAGG ttgtagAGGCATTTTTCCTGAGTGACAGAACTGAACAGTATTTAGAAGTTGAACTTTGTCC CCATGGAGAACacttgttgctgctgctttctggcaAAAGAAAAGTATGGAAA GAAGAGCTTCCTTTAGAGTTTGAGGTGACCAGAACGAACACCAAATGGGAGGGTAAAGCTCGTCTTCCTTGGAATTATTTTCCACCATGCACTAACAAGTTCAATGCATTTGCAATTCATGGCTCaggagaacagagaaaatatgAGGCACTTTATCCTGTGCCTCGACATGAactacaggaaggacagaaaCCAGATTT TCATCGTCTGGAATTTTTCAAAGATTTGAACCTGAAAAGATTAATGGGAGAAGACTGGAAGCAGCCTGAATCAGATTTATGGAA
- the C4H4orf33 gene encoding UPF0462 protein C4orf33 homolog isoform X3 — protein sequence MKMEFAIKHTWDGLPVSHEPVTIELKSDNAGLIMEVNAPFFNDPPAPLGEPGKPFSRLWDYEVVEAFFLSDRTEQYLEVELCPHGEHLLLLLSGKRKVWKEELPLEFEVTRTNTKWEGKARLPWNYFPPCTNKFNAFAIHGSGEQRKYEALYPVPRHELQEGQKPDFHRLEFFKDLNLKRLMGEDWKQPESDLWNLTLHVNSA from the exons ATGAAGATGGAATTTGCAATTAAACACACATGGGATGGTTTACCTGTGAGCCATGAGCCAGTTACAATTGAGCTGAAGTCAGACAATGCGGGACTGATAATGGAAGTTAATGCTCCCTTCTTTAATGATCCTCCAGCACCCCTTGGAGAGCCAGGGAAACCTTTTAGTAGACTGTGGGACTATGAGG ttgtagAGGCATTTTTCCTGAGTGACAGAACTGAACAGTATTTAGAAGTTGAACTTTGTCC CCATGGAGAACacttgttgctgctgctttctggcaAAAGAAAAGTATGGAAA GAAGAGCTTCCTTTAGAGTTTGAGGTGACCAGAACGAACACCAAATGGGAGGGTAAAGCTCGTCTTCCTTGGAATTATTTTCCACCATGCACTAACAAGTTCAATGCATTTGCAATTCATGGCTCaggagaacagagaaaatatgAGGCACTTTATCCTGTGCCTCGACATGAactacaggaaggacagaaaCCAGATTT TCATCGTCTGGAATTTTTCAAAGATTTGAACCTGAAAAGATTAATGGGAGAAGACTGGAAGCAGCCTGAATCAGATTTATGGAA TTTAACTCTGCACGTGAATTCTGCctga
- the C4H4orf33 gene encoding UPF0462 protein C4orf33 homolog isoform X4 has translation MKMEFAIKHTWDGLPVSHEPVTIELKSDNAGLIMEVNAPFFNDPPAPLGEPGKPFSRLWDYEVVEAFFLSDRTEQYLEVELCPHGEHLLLLLSGKRKVWKEELPLEFEVTRTNTKWEGKARLPWNYFPPCTNKFNAFAIHGSGEQRKYEALYPVPRHELQEGQKPDFHRLEFFKDLNLKRLMGEDWKQPESDLWKYVTN, from the exons ATGAAGATGGAATTTGCAATTAAACACACATGGGATGGTTTACCTGTGAGCCATGAGCCAGTTACAATTGAGCTGAAGTCAGACAATGCGGGACTGATAATGGAAGTTAATGCTCCCTTCTTTAATGATCCTCCAGCACCCCTTGGAGAGCCAGGGAAACCTTTTAGTAGACTGTGGGACTATGAGG ttgtagAGGCATTTTTCCTGAGTGACAGAACTGAACAGTATTTAGAAGTTGAACTTTGTCC CCATGGAGAACacttgttgctgctgctttctggcaAAAGAAAAGTATGGAAA GAAGAGCTTCCTTTAGAGTTTGAGGTGACCAGAACGAACACCAAATGGGAGGGTAAAGCTCGTCTTCCTTGGAATTATTTTCCACCATGCACTAACAAGTTCAATGCATTTGCAATTCATGGCTCaggagaacagagaaaatatgAGGCACTTTATCCTGTGCCTCGACATGAactacaggaaggacagaaaCCAGATTT TCATCGTCTGGAATTTTTCAAAGATTTGAACCTGAAAAGATTAATGGGAGAAGACTGGAAGCAGCCTGAATCAGATTTATGGAAGTATGTTACTAATTAA